A stretch of DNA from Sphingomonas sp. SORGH_AS_0879:
AGGTAAAGAGATATACTGCACCGCTACCAGTCTGGCTCCCGCTATCACCAGCATTTTGCCAGGCTCCGACCGCCAGCCGATCTCCGATCTTGTTCAATGCGACGGAATTACCGTAATTCTCTCCGGCCTTCAGGGCCGCCCCATTGACGTTGGCACTGGCATAGGCCTTGCCGATGATGCCCTGATAGGCCCAGGACTGGACCGAGTTGAGGTCGCCGATGATGATGTTCTTCGGATCGAGCAGCAGGTAGCCGCCGCCGACCCGGACATGGCTCAGGTCGGCGCGGCGCAGATCCTGTGCCGAGGAGATTTCGACTGCGCCGCCCTTTGTCCCGCGCGCGTCGACCGCGCCGAGGAAGGTGGTCTGCGCGTCCGACCAGATGACCGCGGTGCCGCCCTGCCCCTTGGCGGACGCCACGTCGATCAGCGTGCCGTCATTGACGAACGCATGGCCCGCCGTCGCCAGCGTCGGCAGATCGCCCCAGCGGCCGAGAAAGCTCTGATAATAAGGCTGGCTCTGGTCCGGCGTCTTGCCGCCCTGGAACGGCCCGCCGATTCGCACTAGCCCGCCGCCGCCCCGCCCGGTCGCGGCAACGGTCGCGCTGAGCAGCCGCAGGTCCATCGCGGTCATGTCGATCCGCCCGCCCAGGCCATAGACGCCGTCGGCGAAATAGCGGCCCGACGTCATCGCCATGCCACTGACCACCGAACGGATCGTCCCGCCGTCGATCAGGCCGGAGACGTTGGTCCGTCCATCGCTATTCTCGAACAGCCGCCCCGCCTGATAGGTGACGCTGCCACCCGAACCGAGCGAACTGGTTGCCAGCGTCGTTCCGCCCAGCGACAACAGCCCGTCCGCCTTGACGGTTACGGTGCCGCCAGCCTGCTTCACCCCGGTCGAGGAGGAGTCGATCAGCCCGCCCAAGCCTACGCTGCCGCCGGTGATGGTCACGCTGCCCCCGCTCGCCCCCGCTGCCGAGATCACCGAACCCGTCTCGGTCCCGATCCCGCCCGAGCCCGACAGGGTGATGACCCCGCCCTGCGACGAGACGGAGTCCGCGCGCACGATGCCCGACACGTTGACCGAGGCGTTGACCACCTCGCGCGCCGCCGACGCGGTCAGCAGGATGCGCCCACCCCGCGCGGCGATGGTGCCGTCATTCTCGACCAGCGCCTTCAAGGGCTGGCCCTTGGCGTCCTTGAGCGTGCCCGTGATCGCGTCCGAGCCTGCGAACCGGACCAGCCCGTCGCCGTACAGGTCGATGCCGAAGCCCTTGCCCGCCGCCAGCGACACCCGGCCCATATCGGCCATGATGAGCCCGGAATTGCGGACATGCGGCGCGACGAACGCCGCCATCCCGGCGTCGCGGATGGTGATCCGCCCCTCGACGACGATCTCGGCCTTGTCGTTGCCGCCGTCGTTGAAGCGCAGCAGGCTGTCGCCGCGCAGGAACCCGGCCGCGTCGATATCGTGGGTCGAGACGATCAACCCGGCGGTGTCGACCTTGGAGCCCTTGCCGAACAGCACGCCGTTTCGGTTGATCAGCACGACCTGGCCATTGGCCTGGATCGATCCCAGGATGGTCGACGGATCGCTACCCGTCACCCGGTTGACCGTGATCGACCTGGCATCGGGCTGCTGGAACACCGCCATGTCGCCTTCACGAAGCGAGAAGCGGTCCCAGTTGACGATCGCGCGGTCGCTGGTCTGGGTGATCGTCGTCTGCGACGTGCCCTGGCCGCTGATCGTCGCCTGGCCGCCGACGACCTGCCCGCCCGATAGCTGCGCGAAGGCCGGGCTGGCGTGCAGCATCACGCCCGCCGCGACCGTGATCGCGATCCCGCTCGTGCCGCCGTACCAGCGCTTGCCCTTGTTCGTCATCGTATCAAATCCTGGAAATCGATTGGATCACATGGCCCTGACCGGGTCCCGACCCGGCCGTCGTGCCTAGAAACGGAAGGACATGCTGCCGAGCAGGCGACCGCCGCGCTCGATCGGGCTGCCGCGCGGGGCCTTGACGATCCGGCTCGCCTCGATGCCGCCGCTGATATGATCGGTCAGGCTCAGCCTCAGCCCCAGCCCGGCGGTGGCGGCGGTCGCCGAGCGGCGCTCGCCGGGAAGCAGCCGCCCCTTCTGCCAGACCTGTGCGGCATCGACGAAGCCATAGGTCTGGAGCCCGACGGGCAGGTCGCCGATATTGGCGGGCGTGCTCCAGCGCAGTTCGACGCTGGAGAGCAGGCAATGGTCGCCGACCAACGCGCCCGCATCGAAGCGCCGCCCGAAGCGACGCCCGCCATAGCTGCACTCGGCCGAGCTATAGAGCGGGCCCTTGGCCGCTGCCTGACCTTGCGCGGCGATCAGCGTCGAAACCTGGCCACCCGCCACCCGCGCGATGGGCTGGAGCCGCTGCACCTCCATGGTCAGCAACAGATAGTCGAGCCGCCCGTTGGCGCGACTGTTGCCGCGCGCATCGAGTTTCTTCAGCCCCTGCTCCAGCCCCAGCCGCAACGAACTGGCGGCCAGATGCGCGTCGGTCACGTCATAGGTGAGCGCCGTCACCACCGAGCGCAACCGGTCGCGCATCTCCGCCCGCCCCAGCAGTTCGGAATCGGTGTTGGCGATGGCCCCGCCCACCTCGACCGCGAGATTTTCGGTTCGCGATCGGATGAATGGATAGCTCAGGCTGACCCGCCCGGTCGTCGCGCTGCCCTGATAACCCAGCAGGCGCAGCAAAGGGGTCGTCGGCCGCGTGTGCGAATGGCTGCCCGACACCGCCAGCGACAGCCCGTCCTGGTCGAGGATCGAGACATAGTCCCCCGACAGGTTCCAATAGGCGTTGCTCGTGATGCTCTGATACGCCCCCAGCCGCAGCCGGTCGCCGCCGGTGAGCAGCGCATTGGCCTCGACGGTGCCGCCCACGACATGGGTGCCCAGCGTGCGCGGCATGAAGCTGTTATAGCCGACATCCATCGACCGCCGCTTGCGCGCGATCTCGATGGTCAGGATCGAACCGCCCACGAGGTCGGGGGCGGGCGACAGCGTGGCGCGCGCCGTCACGCCCGGCACGTCGTTGATGAGCAGCAGATAGCGCTCGAGATCGGCATTGCGTAAGGGCCGCGACTGACGGATGCGCTCGGCGATATCGGCAACCGGCCCACGCCCCAGCAGCCCGCTGGGCAGTTTCGCACCCGTGAAGTCGATCCGGCTGACAAAGCCTTCCACCACCCGGATGGTGATGACGCCGTTCTTGATCTGCTGTTCGGGCACCACCCCGAACGAAATGGCATAGCCTTTCTTCGCATAGAGCCGCGTCACGGCATTGGCGAAGCGGAACACGTCCTCCACGCTGACCTCTTCGCCCGGCGCATGCTTCCATTCGCGCATCAGCCGTGCGACCGGGATTACCGTCGCCCCCTCGATGTGCACCTCCCGCCAGACAAAGCGCGTCGCAGCGGCGGCTTCGGGCGCGGCCTGTTGCGGCGAGGCCTGGATCGCCAGCGGCGCCGACGGCACCGGCTCGGGCGCGCGCGCGACATTGTCCTGCACCCGATTCGGATCGAGCGTCGGCGGTACGATCTGGGGCGGCACATTCTGCGCCAAGGCCGGAGCCGCCAGCATCAGCCCCAGCGGCAACGTCGTCACACTGCCCAGCCCCCGGATCGAAAGCCGATAGGAGCGCAGTCTGGGGCGGAAGCAATGGGTATCGGGCAGGAACACGGGAACCTCGACAAACGGAACCCGCCAGTTGGCGGGACGAAAGATGGAAAAAGAGGAAGGCGCGGATGATGTCGCGGCCACAAAGCAGTGCCGCATCAGCGTGCGCGGATGATGTCGCGGCCACAAAGCAGTGCCGCATCAGCGTGCGGTGCCCGGAGGCTGGGCGAGAGCCACCCAGCCCCGCCGCCACAGCCGGGTCAGCGAGGGCCGGGCGTGAAGATAGCCCTGCTGCCAGGACGCCCCGCACGAGCGAACGAACTCGGCCTGCGTCGGGGTTTCGATCCCCTCCGCCACGACCTCTGCACCAAAGGACCGGGCCAGTTCGACCAGTTGCCGGAAAATGCCCGCGTCCCGCACGCTCAACGTCGCGCGGTCGAGAAACAGACGATCGATCTTGATGATGTCGGGCAAGAAAATGAGGAGTTGG
This window harbors:
- a CDS encoding ShlB/FhaC/HecB family hemolysin secretion/activation protein is translated as MFLPDTHCFRPRLRSYRLSIRGLGSVTTLPLGLMLAAPALAQNVPPQIVPPTLDPNRVQDNVARAPEPVPSAPLAIQASPQQAAPEAAAATRFVWREVHIEGATVIPVARLMREWKHAPGEEVSVEDVFRFANAVTRLYAKKGYAISFGVVPEQQIKNGVITIRVVEGFVSRIDFTGAKLPSGLLGRGPVADIAERIRQSRPLRNADLERYLLLINDVPGVTARATLSPAPDLVGGSILTIEIARKRRSMDVGYNSFMPRTLGTHVVGGTVEANALLTGGDRLRLGAYQSITSNAYWNLSGDYVSILDQDGLSLAVSGSHSHTRPTTPLLRLLGYQGSATTGRVSLSYPFIRSRTENLAVEVGGAIANTDSELLGRAEMRDRLRSVVTALTYDVTDAHLAASSLRLGLEQGLKKLDARGNSRANGRLDYLLLTMEVQRLQPIARVAGGQVSTLIAAQGQAAAKGPLYSSAECSYGGRRFGRRFDAGALVGDHCLLSSVELRWSTPANIGDLPVGLQTYGFVDAAQVWQKGRLLPGERRSATAATAGLGLRLSLTDHISGGIEASRIVKAPRGSPIERGGRLLGSMSFRF